Genomic window (Lynx canadensis isolate LIC74 chromosome A1, mLynCan4.pri.v2, whole genome shotgun sequence):
TACAGCGGCATCCAGGCCGGTTAACCCGGTCATAACACCCCTGGCACAATTTAAGGCAACCCTTGGCTGGAAGGTAACACCATAAAcaaggcagaaagagggacaTGACGCCCATGGCAGACCAGCGTGTACAACAGTGAGACTGGCTGCAAGAACACGGGTTGTCCGCACAGTTATCCTCGTCATCATTAGAACAGTGATAGAAGAGACCTTTCACACAGCACACGCAAGTCCCATAGTCAATCACGTTTTGGGCTGAGCAAAGGCACTGCTTGTCGCAGATCCAGTCTGATGGCAGAGGCCTAGGATAGGTGCACTCCTTACACTTGCACTTGCCACAGTCCTCACACCTGTAGGCGTGCAGGCCCAAATCTTCCTTGCTCAGTGGCTTAAGCTCACCTGGCTTGAGCTCCGATTTGGGCTGCACGCGGATTATCCCATCAGCGACGGGTCCCGAGGAGAAAGATGGTCCCAACAGTCTCTGTTCAGAGGAACTGCTGCTGGTACTTGTCCTCGTACTGCTCCGAGACCCCGAACTGACTGTGCTGATGGATCTGGACAAAGAGGCTCGTGCGGAAGAATGGACCTGTGGGTGCTGGAGCCTGGGGGGCTGGCGGTGCTCGGGCAGACCATGGAGCCTCTCGTGTTTGTGCTGAGTGGAGGGGCGAGGAGCAGGCTTGAGCCCAGGTCTCGGGACCACAGTAGGCCCCTCTGTGTACTCATTGGTGTTTCGGATGGCTCTGATCTGATCCAGAGACAACACGTGTACCTGCTGGGTGAGGGCATCTCTGGGGTCGGGCTCCCCGCGCTGCCTGCCACCGTCACGGGGTGTCTGCAGCAAGGACTGCGACCCGCTGCCACTCTGAGCTCTGGCCTCCATCAGGTCTT
Coding sequences:
- the SPRY2 gene encoding protein sprouty homolog 2 produces the protein MEARAQSGSGSQSLLQTPRDGGRQRGEPDPRDALTQQVHVLSLDQIRAIRNTNEYTEGPTVVPRPGLKPAPRPSTQHKHERLHGLPEHRQPPRLQHPQVHSSARASLSRSISTVSSGSRSSTRTSTSSSSSEQRLLGPSFSSGPVADGIIRVQPKSELKPGELKPLSKEDLGLHAYRCEDCGKCKCKECTYPRPLPSDWICDKQCLCSAQNVIDYGTCVCCVKGLFYHCSNDDEDNCADNPCSCSQSHCCTRWSAMGVMSLFLPCLWCYLPAKGCLKLCQGCYDRVNRPGCRCKNSNTVCCKVPTVPPRNFEKPT